From the genome of Homo sapiens chromosome 6 genomic scaffold, GRCh38.p14 alternate locus group ALT_REF_LOCI_3 HSCHR6_MHC_DBB_CTG1:
NNNNNNNNNNNNNNNNNNNNNNNNNNNNNNNNNNNNNNNNNNNNNNNNNNNNNNNNNNNNNNNNNNNNNNNNNNNNNNNNNNNNNNNNNNNNNNNNNNNNNNNNNNNNNNNNNNNNNNNNNNNNNNNNNNNNNNNNNNNNNNNNNNNNNNNNNNNNNNNNNNNNNNNNNNNNNNNNNNNNNNNNNNNNNNNNNNNNNNNNNNNNNNNNNNNNNNNNNNNNNNNNNNNNNNNNNNNNNNNNNNNNNNNNNNNNNNNNNNNNNNNNNNNNNNNNNNNNNNNNNNNNNNNNNNNNNNNNNNNNNNNNNNNNNNNNNNNNNNNNNNNNNNNNNNNNNNNNNNNNNNNNNNNNNNNNNNNNNNNNNNNNNNNNNNNNNNNNNNNNNNNNNNNNNNNNNNNNNNNNNNNNNNNNNNNNNNNNNNNNNNNNNNNNNNNNNNNNNNNNNNNNNNNNNNNNNNNNNNNNNNNNNNNNNNNNNNNNNNNNNNNNNNNNNNNNNNNNNNNNNNNNNNNNNNNNNNNNNNNNNNNNNNNNNNNNNNNNNNNNNNNNNNNNNNNNNNNNNNNNNNNNNNNNNNNNNNNNNNNNNNNNNNNNNNNNNNNNNNNNNNNNNNNNNNNNNNNNNNNNNNNNNNNNNNNNNNNNNNNNNNNNNNNNNNNNNNNNNNNNNNNNNNNNNNNNNNNNNNNNNNNNNNNNNNNNNNNNNNNNNNNNNNNNNNNNNNNNNNNNNNNNNNNNNNNNNNNNNNNNNNNNNNNNNNNNNNNNNNNNNNNNNNNNNNNNNNNNNNNNNNNNNNNNNNNNNNNNNNNNNNNNNNNNNNNNNNNNNNNNNNNNNNNNNNNNNNNNNNNNNNNNNNNNNNNNNNNNNNNNNNNNNNNNNNNNNNNNNNNNNNNNNNNNNNNNNNNNNNNNNNNNNNNNNNNNNNNNNNNNNNNNNNNNNNNNNNNNNNNNNNNNNNNNNNNNNNNNNNNNNNNNNNNNNNNNNNNNNNNNNNNNNNNNNNNNNNNNNNNNNNNNNNNNNNNNNNNNNNNNNNNNNNNNNNNNNNNNNNNNNNNNNNNNNNNNNNNNNNNNNNNNNNNNNNNNNNNNNNNNNNNNNNNNNNNNNNNNNNNNNNNNNNNNNNNNNNNNNNNNNNNNNNNNNNNNNNNNNNNNNNNNNNNNNNNNNNNNNNNNNNNNNNNNNNNNNNNNNNNNNNNNNNNNNNNNNNNNNNNNNNNNNNNNNNNNNNNNNNNNNNNNNNNNNNNNNNNNNNNNNNNNNNNNNNNNNNNNNNNNNNNNNNNNNNNNNNNNNNNNNNNNNNNNNNNNNNNNNNNNNNNNNNNNNNNNNNNNNNNNNNNNNNNNNNNNNNNNNNNNNNNNNNNNNNNNNNNNNNNNNNNNNNNNNNNNNNNNNNNNNNNNNNNNNNNNNNNNNNNNNNNNNNNNNNNNNNNNNNNNNNNNNNNNNNNNNNNNNNNNNNNNNNNNNNNNNNNNNNNNNNNNNNNNNNNNNNNNNNNNNNNNNNNNNNNNNNNNNNNNNNNNNNNNNNNNNNNNNNNNNNNNNNNNNNNNNNNNNNNNNNNNNNNNNNNNNNNNNNNNNNNNNNNNNNNNNNNNNNNNNNNNNNNNNNNNNNNNNNNNNNNNNNNNNNNNNNNNNNNNNNNNNNNNNNNNNNNNNNNNNNNNNNNNNNNNNNNNNNNNNNNNNNNNNNNNNNNNNNNNNNNNNNNNNNNNNNNNNNNNNNNNNNNNNNNNNNNNNNNNNNNNNNNNNNNNNNNNNNNNNNNNNNNNNNNNNNNNNNNNNNNNNNNNNNNNNNNNNNNNNNNNNNNNNNNNNNNNNNNNNNNNNNNNNNNNNNNNNNNNNNNNNNNNNNNNNNNNNNNNNNNNNNNNNNNNNNNNNNNNNNNNNNNNNNNNNNNNNNNNNNNNNNNNNNNNNNNNNNNNNNNNNNNNNNNNNNNNNNNNNNNNNNNNNNNNNNNNNNNNNNNNNNNNNNNNNNNNNNNNNNNNNNNNNNNNNNNNNNNNNNNNNNNNNNNNNNNNNNNNNNNNNNNNNNNNNNNNNNNNNNNNNNNNNNNNNNNNNNNNNNNNNNNNNNNNNNNNNNNNNNNNNNNNNNNNNNNNNNNNNNNNNNNNNNNNNNNNNNNNNNNNNNNNNNNNNNNNNNNNNNNNNNNNNNNNNNNNNNNNNNNNNNNNNNNNNNNNNNNNNNNNNNNNNNNNNNNNNNNNNNNNNNNNNNNNNNNNNNNNNNNNNNNNNNNNNNNNNNNNNNNNNNNNNNNNNNNNNNNNNNNNNNNNNNNNNNNNNNNNNNNNNNNNNNNNNNNNNNNNNNNNNNNNNNNNNNNNNNNNNNNNNNNNNNNNNNNNNNNNNNNNNNNNNNNNNNNNNNNNNNNNNNNNNNNNNNNNNNNNNNNNNNNNNNNNNNNNNNNNNNNNNNNNNNNNNNNNNNNNNNNNNNNNNNNNNNNNNNNNNNNNNNNNNNNNNNNNNNNNNNNNNNNNNNNNNNNNNNNNNNNNNNNNNNNNNNNNNNNNNNNNNNNNNNNNNNNNNNNNNNNNNNNNNNNNNNNNNNNNNNNNNNNNNNNNNNNNNNNNNNNNNNNNNNNNNNNNNNNNNNNNNNNNNNNNNNNNNNNNNNNNNNNNNNNNNNNNNNNNNNNNNNNNNNNNNNNNNNNNNNNNNNNNNNNNNNNNNNNNNNNNNNNNNNNNNNNNNNNNNNNNNNNNNNNNNNNNNNNNNNNNNNNNNNNNNNNNNNNNNNNNNNNNNNNNNNNNNNNNNNNNNNNNNNNNNNNNNNNNNNNNNNNNNNNNNNNNNNNNNNNNNNNNNNNNNNNNNNNNNNNNNNNNNNNNNNNNNNNNNNNNNNNNNNNNNNNNNNNNNNNNNNNNNNNNNNNNNNNNNNNNNNNNNNNNNNNNNNNNNNNNNNNNNNNNNNNNNNNNNNNNNNNNNNNNNNNNNNNNNNNNNNNNNNNNNNNNNNNNNNNNNNNNNNNNNNNNNNNNNNNNNNNNNNNNNNNNNNNNNNNNNNNNNNNNNNNNNNNNNNNNNNNNNNNNNNNNNNNNNNNNNNNNNNNNNNNNNNNNNNNNNNNNNNNNNNNNNNNNNNNNNNNNNNNNNNNNNNNNNNNNNNNNNNNNNNNNNNNNNNNNNNNNNNNNNNNNNNNNNNNNNNNNNNNNNNNNNNNNNNNNNNNNNNNNNNNNNNNNNNNNNNNNNNNNNNNNNNNNNNNNNNNNNNNNNNNNNNNNNNNNNNNNNNNNNNNNNNNNNNNNNNNNNNNNNNNNNNNNNNNNNNNNNNNNNNNNNNNNNNNNNNNNNNNNNNNNNNNNNNNNNNNNNNNNNNNNNNNNNNNNNNNNNNNNNNNNNNNNNNNNNNNNNNNNNNNNNNNNNNNNNNNNNNNNNNNNNNNNNNNNNNNNNNNNNNNNNNNNNNNNNNNNNNNNNNNNNNNNNNNNNNNNNNNNNNNNNNNNNNNNNNNNNNNNNNNNNNNNNNNNNNNNNNNNNNNNNNNNNNNNNNNNNNNNNNNNNNNNNNNNNNNNNNNNNNNNNNNNNNNNNNNNNNNNNNNNNNNNNNNNNNNNNNNNNNNNNNNNNNNNNNNNNNNNNNNNNNNNNNNNNNNNNNNNNNNNNNNNNNNNNNNNNNNNNNNNNNNNNNNNNNNNNNNNNNNNNNNNNNNNNNNNNNNNNNNNNNNNNNNNNNNNNNNNNNNNNNNNNNNNNNNNNNNNNNNNNNNNNNNNNNNNNNNNNNNNNNNNNNNNNNNNNNNNNNNNNNNNNNNNNNNNNNNNNNNNNNNNNNNNNNNNNNNNNNNNNNNNNNNNNNNNNNNNNNNNNNNNNNNNNNNNNNNNNNNNNNNNNNNNNNNNNNNNNNNNNNNNNNNNNNNNNNNNNNNNNNNNNNNNNNNNNNNNNNNNNNNNNNNNNNNNNNNNNNNNNNNNNNNNNNNNNNNNNNNNNNNNNNNNNNNNNNNNNNNNNNNNNNNNNNNNNNNNNNNNNNNNNNNNNNNNNNNNNNNNNNNNNNNNNNNNNNNNNNNNNNNNNNNNNNNNNNNNNNNNNNNNNNNNNNNNNNNNNNNNNNNNNNNNNNNNNNNNNNNNNNNNNNNNNNNNNNNNNNNNNNNNNNNNNNNNNNNNNNNNNNNNNNNNNNNNNNNNNNNNNNNNNNNNNNNNNNNNNNNNNNNNNNNNNNNNNNNNNNNNNNNNNNNNNNNNNNNNNNNNNNNNNNNNNNNNNNNNNNNNNNNNNNNNNNGGCCATGTAAGAAATATCAGTCTTTGGACTCCAAAATTCCAGATGTAGAAATCAAGCTCTCTAACTGGTTTTTCTCTCAGCTTAAATTAGGAGAAAGCATCCTCATTTCCTCCTGGAGGTGGGGGAAGCTTACATTGCACACTACTTCTCACTGAAGAAATATTCTTCAGCCACTGAAGACTGATTAGTCCTCCAAATATCTATTCCTTTGCATGTTATGTGTTCTTGAAGATGTATCAAAAACTCACTAACGAATATACAGTATCCATATATTTTGTGAtagattaaatattaattttgagcATGACTtgtaaattaaaagtataattgcTTGATTAATTTTGATCCTATAATTATTTAAGAATTGAGGCAGCTAAGTATGCCACTATCACATAAAAACAGAATTTCTGAATCCTTTGACCTCTAATGATTATATTGCCTGccctttaaaattaagaatttggaTTAAAGAAGAGTTATTTCTCCCAGATTCATATGGTTCTTAATCATCACCTATGGCTTAAAATCAAATctcaattctcaacaaattaattACCTACTAGGCATTATCCAATTTCATCACTTGCTAAATTCTTACCGGCTGACTTGGGTACACACAGCAAGAGAGTTATCATCTGAAGATATCTATGAGTGGTTATTTCACTCCAAAAACAGACGATAATAAATTTTGCATTATTCATTTATTGTATCTAACATTCATTACCaataagtctttttaaatttttttattttatatttatttttagtttttacttttttaaaaaaattcaacttctattttagacaTAGTggatatatgtgcagatttgttacatgggaatattgcatGATGTTCAAATTTGGAGTATGGATCTCACCACCCTGGTAATGAGCCTAGTACCTGGCTTGATAGGCAGTTTTTTAACCCATCCTCCCCCATCCCTGAAGCCTCtggtagtccacagtgtctattgttcccatacCTATGTTCATGTGTGCTCAatgcttaactcccacttataagttacaacatgcagtatttggttttctgttcctgtgttaacttGCTTAGAATTatgccctccagctccatccatgttgctgcaaaggacattattttattctgtttttatggctgcatagtattccatggtgcatatgtaacacattttctttatccagtctgtcattccacatctttgctattgtgagcagCGCaacaatgaacatgtgagtgtatgtatcctattggtagaatgatttattttattttgatatataccCATTAATGAGATTGCTGTAttgaatagtagttctgttttaaattatttgagaaatctccagactgcttttcaCAGTTGCTGGACTAatccacattcccaccaacagcatataagcattcccttttctctgcagctttgatagcatctgttgttttttgactttttaaatagtcattctgactggtgtgagataatatctcactgcagttttgatttgcatttccctgataattagtgatgctgataattttttcgtatgtttgttagccacatgtatgtcttcttttgagagtgttttttcatgtcctttgcccatttattaaTGGGATTATTGGCTTTCTGCTTGTTGACTTAAActttaagttccctatagattctggatattaggcctttgtcagatgcattgtttgtgaatatcttctccctttctgtagatagtgtgtttgctctgttgatagtttcttttgctgtgcagaagctctttagtttaatcaggtctcacttgtctatttttgtttttgttgccattgcttttggtgactTAGCCAAAAATCTTTTGCCAAGGCCGATGttgagaagagtatttcctaggttatcttccatgATTTCtataatttgaggtcttacatttaaatctttaatcaattttgagttaacttttgtataggGTAAAAGGTAGGtatccagcttcaatcttctgtatatgaCAAGGAAGTTATCCccgcaccatttattaaatagggaatcatttccccatagcttgttttcttcttataaatcTAGGAGTTTGGGGTGTCTTTGCTTTTTATGATGTATAATAAGGGATTTACCAATAATGTGTGCTCTCTAACATTAAATCAGCTGTTTTTTTCCAGTGAATAAATTGAGATTAAATGAGTGTACGTGACTATAAATGGccataacaaaaaagaaatagatagggtagagacaaaaaggaaaaaaaatttcacttcctttttaaagatgatctattcagaataataaaaatgaggtgaaaataggaaaatattattaagagCAAAATAATAGTAGAATCAACTCTTTTATAGAGATATACTCATAGAACAGAGTAGGAAAACAGGGACATCATACACTGAAATATTTGCTCtgtttgtttctacaaaaaaaggagaaaaaaagttaacaaagtGTGAATTTAAGATAAGGCCTGgagtgctggctcacacctgtaatcctatcactttgggaggcagaggcaggaagatcccttgagcccaggagttcaagaccagcctgggaaacatagggcgactctgtctcaatttaagaaaaaaaaaatataagcaTCAACCCTGAACAGTATTGCCAGCTACATATGTTGTACCTCGATCAGGAGTGACTACATTAGTGCCTGTGATTTAGATTATATCACACTAATGTTATTGATACTAGAAAGTAGTCGTGTGTACCCACAACAGATAGGAAGATCTACATTCCGCAACctcaaaaataatgatttttgtgTTTCATTACTTGCCATAATAAAGTAACGAGATTTTCTCTCCTGATTAAACAtctaaaaaatggaataaaatatataaagcaatgaTTTTAATACACTGTACAAGACAGGGTTGGGTATGTCCCATGACCCATCAGCCTGATTGGAACAGCTTGTAATAGACAAGGACTTAGGTGGAGTCCTGAGAAGGATATTACCTTAGTAGTGGGGGCTAAATTAATCTCAGAATAAACAATGTTCTGGATCTaccttaacaaaaaaaaagtatgcctCAAAATAAGCATAATAATTTAGGGGAAATACAGacataaaaagagagagatttttttaaagacccaCATAGaacttgtttaaataaaaaatacaaaatataaagtgaaaaatgCAGTGCATGGAATAAACAGTAGATTAATTactgcagaagaaaaaatcaaGGAACTTggagatatagatataaaaacaatccaaaatgaagcacagagaaatctttttaataaaatggacAAAGTATCAATGACCTATGTCATAATTTCAAGCAGTCTAACATATGTGCAAGTGGAGTACTAAAGAAGTGTTTGATTAAAAACATTGAAGAAGTAATGACTGagtttttccaaatttgataaaatatataatctatagatccaagaagctcaataaaaattaaatagaataaatattagaaaactttACAATGAACATCATAATCTATTTGCTAAAAAAGtcataaagaaaaatcttaaaatcagcaagagaaaaatcaaCACAGTTATTACAAAGGAATAAAGATAAGAATGGCAGCATGCATCCCACCAGAAATTATGTGAGACAGGTAATGGAGCAACAGCTTTAAAGCACATAAACAAAAGTCtgccaatttaaaattttatatacagagaaaacatctcttaaaaataagggCAAAGTACTTTTTCATGCCAACAAAAGCTGAAGTAAATTATTACCAGCAGAACTTTACTACAAGAAATAGTTAAGGAAAGTCTttagacaacaacaacaaaaaaatgatacGAGATGAAAATCAGTGTCTCCATGAAGGGACCAAAAGTGccagaaattataaatatgtgtttaagtgtaaaagacatttttattatttttaattaccttaaaaataatagaatttttcaaaaaaaacagaattgcaGTATCTTGGATACTAATAacataagtaaaagtaaaatgtgtGACATTAAAATCACAAAGCATGAGCAGGGAGATGGAAGTACAGTATGGCATGACTCTAGCAATACATCTTAAATGGTGTAATATTATGtgaagaaatattttgtgaatttaaaatgtacattgtaAACCCCAGAGtaaccacaaaaatataaaataaaaaggtataaataaaaggacaatagtgaaaatataatgaaatcataaaaatattcccATAAAAAACAGTAAATGAAAGAAGAAGCAATAACGGACAAATAGGACAAATGAAAGGCAAACAGTTGGAggacaaatttaaatttaattctatcAAAAATTTAGTTGGaggataaatttaaatttaattctatcaaaaatttatcaaatttaaaTTGTGCAAACACTCCAACTGAAACAAAGAGCTTGTCACATTGGCTTAATGGGTATGAAAAtgcagttagatagaatgaaGAACTTCTAGTATTCAACAGTAAACTAATGCAGGGACAGTAATGTAGgtttagcttgattgtggtagtctcttcacaatgtgtacatatacTAAAGCATCATGTTGTGAAGcctaaatatatgcaatttttatttgttaattatacttcaataagcTGGGGAAAAACAAGATATTTTCAATGGCTAGAAAAATCTCTCCCTAAAATTAAATACCCATTAAAAATTCTCTTCAAGAATTAAGATTAACAAAAATGATATTCTAGATAAAAACTGTTGTGAGAAAAATTATCATCAGTACATTCCTGCTGAAggaaacacaaaaggaaaaaaaataggcaaaaataaagattatcTCATATGGAATTTCAGTAAGATACTTCTATTACTTGGAAAATTCCAAAGGTTTTTGTCCTAGGAGAAATGCCACATTCTTTTTTACACAGCAGATTCCTACTCTAACCCTCCCCATACTTCCTACCTCCTTAGTTCTCCTTGCCACCGAATTATCCTGACATATGTACTTACGCGTTTGGTTATTTGGGGCCTCCATCACATTAAACTTTATGTTTGATGACATTATGGAATTTGTTTTGCTTGCTCCTGTGTTTCTTGAACCTACTACACTGCCTAATATAATATGTGCtcaaaatttttgaaagaaaaatataaaccaggTAAACAAATCATTTCTTACAGTGAAGTGATGGAAATCAGTCTTAATAGAAATCAGATATCCCTCATTAGTCCTAGTGGTGTTGCTGCCAGTCTTTAAACAACTTCCTACCAAAGATTTTCTTCAGAGCCATCATCACTTCTTTGTTCCTAAGGGTGTAGATTAGTGGATTCAGTACAGGGGTGACGGCGCTATACATGATGGCCATTATCCGGTCctgaatcatggaggtggctgaagcaggacgAATATATGTGAAGCCCACAGGTCCATAGAAAAGACATACCACCATAAAATGGGAGGCACAAGTGGACAGAGCCTTGTGGAGTATTCTGCAGGACCTGTTCTTAAACAGAAGGAAGCCAATTACATAGAAGCAGGAGAGAAGAGTCAGAAAGAAAGCTCCCATGGATATGCTGCCTGTGACAATGGAAAGAAGCCATTGATTGAGTAATGTGTCACTACAGGCCAATTCTAAGAGCGGCTTGACATCGTAGAAGAAGTGATTGAGTTTCTGAGAGCCACAAAAACTCAGGTGTGCAGTCATGACAGAATGCATCAGAGCGTAAAAGAAGCTGATGAGCCAGGCCGCAGCTGCCAACAGAATACACACCTGGGGGTTCATGATGACAGTGTAGCGAAGAGGATTGCAGATGGCAACAAAACGGTCAAAGGCCATGATAGCCAGTAAAATGGCCTCTGTGCTTCCCAAAAAGTGGAAGAAGTGTAGCTGGGTGATACAGCCTAGAAAAGATATAGCCCTGCGACTGCACACGAGGTTTACAAGCAGCTTGGGCAGTGTCACTGAAGAATAAGAAATATCCAGACAAGAAAGGtttcccagaaaaaaatacatagggGAGTGGAGTTGTGGTTCCAAAACAACCATCACCAATATAGATCCATTTCCAATCAAGTTTATCAGGTAAATGATtaagaaaatcccaaagaagaaAGGCTGCAGCTCCTGAACACCAGTCAGGCCAAGTAGAAGAAACTCATTCATTGTAGTGACATTCTCCATTGCTCTGGGAAGCAAATTTAACAATAACAgaattaatttttctgaatttttaattttacactgtgaggattaaataaagcaAGTTTACTATTTGGAGGAACCTAGGGGTGAGCAACAGTGTGAAGAATAGTTACGAACAGTAAAACTAAATTTATGTACAACAAAATTGAGGAAGACTAATATACCTGATAAATTCTGAGCTGTTAAAATGGCACTAGACTAATAAAAGCATTATATTATGAACAAATCAGATATAGATAAAGGGCATCTGTTTTCAAAACTAGGAAGTGCAAGATTTGATGGACATAATCATAACCTCATGTATGGCATTAGAATTATgtattacaaaaattttaaacatacaaacAGGGAATAGTTTTTCAACTTATGATTCTAGGTTCTGGCAAAAATTCAGATGTAGCTCAGTGGGGATTTCATCACTTCTTCTAAGATACATAAAAGCCACAAGAGAGTAACACATGTCTTCTGACAACCCAAACTTTCAGTGAAAGTAAGAAACATAAACACCCACAAACCAAATGTTGTATGagtagaggagaaaaaaacagcaaaattagCATCATTAGTCACAAGACTGTGTCATAGCAATGAGGCAGTGGATGTAGTTGGGAAAAACTTGAAATAGTTAGAGGTCCCATTAGTAGAAGAACTTCGAAAACACCCCCAATTTTTCAATCCAAAAGGGGAGTACCTCCCAGGGAGTGAGAATTTCTGTGGGGCAGGGGATAGAAAAAGGCACAGTCTAAGCACTGAAGGTGATGGAGAGAAGAGGTATAGTAAATATATGA
Proteins encoded in this window:
- the OR12D3 gene encoding olfactory receptor 12D3, with the translated sequence MENVTTMNEFLLLGLTGVQELQPFFFGIFLIIYLINLIGNGSILVMVVLEPQLHSPMYFFLGNLSCLDISYSSVTLPKLLVNLVCSRRAISFLGCITQLHFFHFLGSTEAILLAIMAFDRFVAICNPLRYTVIMNPQVCILLAAAAWLISFFYALMHSVMTAHLSFCGSQKLNHFFYDVKPLLELACSDTLLNQWLLSIVTGSISMGAFFLTLLSCFYVIGFLLFKNRSCRILHKALSTCASHFMVVCLFYGPVGFTYIRPASATSMIQDRIMAIMYSAVTPVLNPLIYTLRNKEVMMALKKIFGRKLFKDWQQHH